From one Buchnera aphidicola (Cinara strobi) genomic stretch:
- the pth gene encoding aminoacyl-tRNA hydrolase, producing MKRIKMIVGLGNKSNQYYNTRHSAGFWFIDAIANFYKTELKFKKKFYGYISSIKLHNKIIYLLRPNLFMNVSGYSVKAVSLFYKISLSEILIVRDELNILPGFFKIKYGRYHNGHNGIKSIINNLKSGSSFFQLCLGIGRPRFQEDVSKYVLSEPNDIEAKKIHRLILRFIFFTKENIYKKEFLKSKIVL from the coding sequence TTGAAAAGAATAAAAATGATTGTAGGTTTAGGAAATAAGTCCAATCAATATTATAATACACGACATAGTGCTGGATTTTGGTTTATTGATGCAATAGCAAATTTTTATAAAACAGAATTAAAATTTAAAAAAAAATTTTATGGATATATTTCTTCTATTAAATTACATAATAAAATTATTTATTTATTACGACCAAATTTGTTTATGAATGTTAGTGGTTATTCAGTAAAAGCTGTATCTTTATTTTATAAAATCTCATTATCTGAAATTTTAATAGTACGAGATGAATTAAACATATTACCTGGATTTTTTAAAATAAAATATGGAAGATATCATAATGGGCACAATGGTATAAAAAGTATTATTAATAATCTTAAAAGTGGTAGTTCTTTTTTTCAGTTATGTCTTGGAATTGGTCGTCCAAGATTTCAAGAAGATGTTTCGAAGTATGTTTTAAGTGAACCTAATGATATAGAAGCAAAAAAAATTCATCGATTAATATTAAGATTTATT
- the grxD gene encoding Grx4 family monothiol glutaredoxin, with amino-acid sequence MTDAIKRIKQQLQDNNIVIYMKGSPEHPSCGFSSQAVQALSSCTSNFFYVDVLKDSDIRLALPKYSQWPTFPQLWINKRLIGGCDIILEMLYNGELLKLIQKYNIDSSL; translated from the coding sequence ATGACAGATGCTATTAAAAGAATAAAGCAACAATTACAAGACAATAATATTGTTATATACATGAAAGGATCTCCTGAACATCCTAGTTGTGGTTTTTCTTCTCAGGCTGTTCAAGCCTTATCATCTTGTACATCAAATTTTTTTTACGTTGATGTTTTAAAAGATTCTGATATTAGATTAGCTTTACCTAAATATTCGCAATGGCCTACTTTCCCGCAGTTATGGATTAATAAACGCTTAATTGGTGGATGTGATATTATATTGGAAATGTTGTATAATGGAGAATTATTAAAATTAATTCAAAAATATAATATAGATAGTTCATTATAA
- the rnt gene encoding ribonuclease T — MPIKKDTRFTINNRFRGFYPVVIDIESAGFHAKTDALLEIAIVTLKMNHLGWLKIADTLHFHIIPFKGSIIKKESVEFNKIDPFNPLRGAISEKNALENIFRLVRKKIDEHSCKKGILVAHNASFDHNFLMAASKRSGIIKNPFHPFTTFDTATLSGLIFGQTVLAKACQIAGIPFDISQAHSALYDTKKTAHLFCELVNRWKRLGGWPPQTSHRKKYDEI, encoded by the coding sequence ATGCCCATAAAAAAAGATACTCGTTTTACTATCAATAATCGATTTAGAGGATTTTATCCTGTAGTAATAGACATAGAAAGCGCCGGTTTTCATGCAAAAACAGATGCATTATTAGAAATTGCTATTGTTACTTTAAAAATGAATCATTTAGGGTGGCTAAAAATAGCTGATACTTTACATTTTCACATCATACCTTTTAAGGGATCAATTATAAAAAAAGAATCAGTAGAATTTAATAAAATCGATCCATTTAACCCTCTCAGAGGGGCTATTAGCGAAAAAAATGCATTGGAAAACATCTTCCGGCTAGTAAGAAAAAAAATAGATGAACATAGTTGCAAGAAAGGAATTTTAGTAGCACATAATGCAAGTTTTGATCATAATTTTTTAATGGCTGCATCCAAGCGATCTGGAATAATCAAAAATCCTTTTCATCCATTTACCACCTTTGATACAGCAACACTAAGTGGATTAATTTTCGGACAAACAGTTTTAGCAAAAGCCTGTCAAATTGCAGGTATTCCTTTTGATATATCACAAGCACATTCAGCTTTATATGATACTAAAAAAACAGCACATTTATTTTGCGAACTAGTAAACCGATGGAAAAGATTAGGAGGTTGGCCACCACAAACCTCTCACCGTAAAAAATACGATGAGATTTAA